The Hymenobacter oligotrophus genome has a window encoding:
- a CDS encoding TIGR02757 family protein produces MTPDQLQALLNDRYERYNQPSFIAPDPISLPHRFSRQQDIEISGLFAALLAWGKRSIILKKGHELLERMDNAPYDFIRNHHDDDLRGLERFCHRTFCDTDLLYFVHWLRWYYQQHDSLEDAFLSGNTQRERLINFHNLFFSLPDAPERTRKHVATPARNSACKRLNMYLRWMVRRDARGVDFGLWQHLSPADLVCPCDVHVERVARRLGLLHRKQLDWQAAAELTDNLRQLDPADPVKYDFALFGLGIEENF; encoded by the coding sequence GTGACGCCCGACCAACTTCAAGCCCTGCTCAACGACCGATACGAACGGTACAACCAGCCCTCGTTTATCGCCCCCGATCCGATAAGTCTGCCGCACCGCTTCAGCCGGCAGCAGGATATCGAAATCAGCGGGCTGTTTGCGGCGTTGCTGGCCTGGGGCAAGCGGAGCATTATTCTGAAAAAGGGCCACGAACTGCTGGAGCGGATGGACAACGCGCCGTACGATTTCATCCGAAACCACCACGACGACGACCTCCGTGGCCTGGAACGCTTTTGTCACCGCACGTTTTGCGACACCGACCTGCTGTACTTCGTGCATTGGTTGCGCTGGTACTACCAGCAGCACGACTCGTTGGAGGATGCCTTTTTGAGCGGCAACACGCAGCGCGAACGGCTGATTAACTTCCACAATCTGTTTTTCAGCCTGCCCGATGCGCCCGAGCGCACCCGCAAGCACGTGGCTACGCCGGCGCGCAACTCGGCTTGCAAACGCCTGAACATGTACCTGCGCTGGATGGTGCGCCGCGATGCCCGCGGCGTTGATTTCGGTTTGTGGCAACACCTTTCGCCCGCCGACTTGGTGTGCCCCTGCGATGTGCACGTGGAGCGCGTAGCGCGCCGCCTGGGTTTGCTGCACCGCAAACAGCTCGATTGGCAGGCTGCCGCCGAGCTCACCGATAATCTGCGCCAACTCGACCCCGCCGACCCCGTGAAGTACGATTTCGCGCTATTTGGCCTAGGTATCGAGGAGAATTTTTAA
- a CDS encoding alpha/beta fold hydrolase, which yields MNILKRNNVVTFGSGSRAMVFVHGFGCDTQAWRFVAPAFSSSYRLVLLDHVGAGQSDPEAYDLNRYDNLERYASDLLEVLEALQLTEVVCVGHSVGGIISVLAAIQRPELFAKLVLIGASPRYINDSNYIGGFEREEVEDLLAFLSSDFKAWSSSLAPQVMGNLDRPELTEELISNFLCLNPAVAAQFGRVTFLSDTRAELPKVQVPSLILQSADDFIVPVAVGEYLHQHLASSQLAVLNTSGHYPHLSAPVATISAMERFLNARQN from the coding sequence ATGAATATTCTTAAGCGCAACAACGTTGTCACCTTCGGCAGCGGCAGCCGGGCTATGGTTTTTGTACACGGTTTTGGCTGCGACACGCAGGCCTGGCGGTTTGTGGCCCCTGCTTTTTCCAGCAGTTACCGTTTGGTGCTGCTCGACCACGTAGGGGCCGGCCAGTCGGACCCGGAAGCCTACGACCTCAACCGCTACGACAACCTTGAGCGCTACGCCTCCGATTTGCTGGAGGTGTTGGAGGCCTTGCAACTCACCGAAGTAGTGTGCGTGGGGCACTCCGTGGGCGGCATCATCAGCGTGCTGGCCGCCATTCAACGCCCCGAGCTTTTTGCCAAGCTGGTACTCATCGGAGCTTCGCCTAGGTATATCAACGACAGCAATTACATCGGGGGCTTCGAGCGCGAGGAAGTGGAAGATTTGCTAGCCTTTTTGAGCAGCGACTTCAAGGCTTGGAGCAGTTCGCTGGCGCCGCAGGTTATGGGCAACCTCGACCGGCCCGAACTCACCGAAGAGCTCATCAGCAACTTCTTGTGCCTCAATCCGGCGGTGGCCGCGCAATTCGGGCGCGTTACGTTTTTGAGCGACACGCGGGCCGAGCTGCCCAAAGTGCAGGTGCCTTCGCTGATTTTGCAATCGGCCGACGACTTTATTGTGCCGGTAGCCGTGGGCGAGTATCTGCACCAGCACTTGGCCTCCAGCCAATTAGCCGTGCTGAATACGAGCGGGCACTACCCGCACCTGAGCGCGCCCGTAGCCACCATTTCGGCCATGGAGCGTTTTCTGAACGCGCGACAAAATTAA
- a CDS encoding LysM peptidoglycan-binding domain-containing protein yields the protein MLPPDSVGVVTRQNKTYVRHRVTAGETLYGLARRYRVSVEDIMEANPSIKGALVSGQEVLVPRVRALVPATAPKAAAATTTGTEAPTAAARSLPTDAKGNRVYKVQPGQTLFAISRKFGVAPAALQRYNKLATNGGVKVGQTLIIVPAGGAAAAAEPAVAAAKPVPTPPTARPERDDETEKERAKEREREADREKEREAAKTKEAEATREKDVAPPSPTATPADEPTRASEVVRKVTESGLAAVIEGGNSEKYLALHKTAPVGTIMMVRNIMNGQVVYVRVIGKLPDTGDNSTVLIRLSKKAVAKLNTPDQRFRVETSYLPD from the coding sequence GTGCTGCCGCCCGATTCGGTGGGCGTGGTTACGCGTCAGAACAAAACCTACGTACGCCACCGGGTAACCGCCGGCGAAACCCTTTACGGGTTGGCCCGCCGCTACCGCGTGAGCGTTGAGGACATCATGGAAGCCAACCCGAGCATCAAGGGCGCGCTGGTTTCGGGGCAGGAGGTGTTGGTGCCGCGCGTGCGGGCCCTGGTGCCGGCAACGGCGCCCAAAGCCGCCGCGGCCACCACTACCGGAACCGAGGCTCCCACCGCCGCGGCCCGCAGCCTGCCCACCGATGCCAAGGGCAACCGCGTGTACAAAGTGCAGCCGGGCCAAACGCTGTTTGCCATTTCGCGCAAGTTTGGCGTGGCGCCCGCGGCGTTGCAGCGCTACAACAAGCTAGCCACCAACGGCGGCGTTAAGGTGGGCCAAACCCTAATTATCGTGCCCGCTGGCGGCGCTGCTGCGGCCGCCGAGCCGGCAGTGGCTGCTGCTAAGCCCGTGCCCACGCCGCCCACCGCCCGCCCCGAGCGCGACGATGAGACCGAGAAAGAGCGCGCCAAGGAACGCGAGCGGGAAGCCGACCGCGAAAAAGAACGCGAAGCTGCCAAAACCAAGGAGGCCGAAGCCACGCGCGAGAAGGATGTAGCGCCTCCCAGCCCCACCGCCACGCCCGCCGACGAGCCCACGCGCGCCAGCGAGGTTGTGCGCAAGGTTACCGAAAGCGGCCTGGCCGCGGTAATCGAGGGCGGGAACTCCGAAAAATACCTCGCCCTGCACAAAACCGCGCCGGTGGGCACCATCATGATGGTGCGCAACATCATGAACGGCCAGGTGGTGTACGTGCGTGTAATTGGCAAACTGCCCGACACCGGCGACAACTCCACGGTGCTTATTCGTCTTTCGAAAAAAGCTGTGGCCAAGCTGAATACGCCCGATCAGCGCTTCCGCGTCGAAACCTCGTATTTGCCCGATTAA